The following proteins come from a genomic window of Methanomassiliicoccales archaeon:
- a CDS encoding Lrp/AsnC family transcriptional regulator: MNDIKEVSGIYLTLLRNLYENAKVTYKELGKRCNTTSVTCYNKVQELLKKGIIRRFTVDIDHKRLGYELEVILELKVKRGLPRSVAIKLHKLPHVEYVWEITGATDLFVRAYFKDVNELNDFLHTLGNQYPEIENVMTHVVLGSYRNPKAWF, from the coding sequence ATGAATGACATTAAGGAAGTTAGTGGAATTTACCTTACCTTACTACGGAACCTCTACGAGAATGCAAAAGTTACTTACAAAGAACTCGGGAAAAGATGTAACACCACCAGTGTAACATGTTACAATAAAGTGCAGGAGCTGCTAAAAAAGGGTATTATAAGGAGATTCACGGTAGATATTGACCATAAGCGTCTTGGATATGAGTTAGAGGTTATTTTAGAACTCAAAGTGAAGCGTGGTCTCCCCCGCTCGGTAGCGATTAAGCTCCATAAACTCCCTCATGTTGAGTACGTATGGGAGATCACTGGTGCTACGGATTTGTTCGTAAGAGCATATTTCAAAGATGTTAACGAATTGAATGATTTCCTACACACATTGGGAAACCAGTATCCCGAGATTGAAAATGTAATGACTCATGTAGTTCTTGGGAGTTACAGAAACCCTAAAGCATGGTTCTGA